One region of Variovorax sp. J2L1-78 genomic DNA includes:
- a CDS encoding SCO family protein — protein sequence MTTPVLLSTTSPASPCAFRRRLLTAAGLALLAAPAHRALADGMGPIRPRRAPPTARLTRHDGRSITLAEQLSGRFTAVQLMFTGCSAICPLQGALFASLQARLSAQALTDVQLLSLSIDPLGDSPPALNAWRERYGAGPRWSAAAPTVTDLDKLLDLLGPAGASLGDRHTTEVHLFDREGRLAWRTSGLPPLDEIGGALQQLRG from the coding sequence ATGACCACCCCCGTCCTCCTTTCCACGACATCCCCCGCGAGCCCTTGCGCATTCCGCCGGCGCTTGTTGACAGCCGCAGGGCTGGCCCTGCTGGCCGCCCCCGCGCACCGGGCCCTGGCCGACGGCATGGGGCCGATTCGACCGCGGCGCGCACCACCGACCGCGCGGCTGACGCGGCACGACGGCCGATCGATCACGCTCGCGGAGCAATTGAGCGGCCGCTTCACCGCGGTCCAGCTGATGTTCACCGGCTGCAGTGCGATCTGCCCCTTGCAAGGTGCGTTGTTCGCGTCCCTGCAGGCGCGCCTGTCGGCCCAGGCCCTCACCGATGTGCAATTGCTGTCGCTGAGCATCGACCCGCTCGGCGATTCGCCCCCCGCCCTGAACGCCTGGCGCGAGCGCTACGGTGCCGGCCCGCGCTGGAGCGCGGCCGCCCCCACCGTCACCGACCTCGACAAGCTGCTCGATCTGCTCGGCCCCGCGGGCGCCAGCCTGGGCGACCGCCACACCACCGAGGTCCACCTGTTCGATCGCGAAGGTCGCCTCGCCTGGCGCACCAGCGGCCTGCCGCCGCTGGACGAGATCGGCGGCGCCTTGCAGCAACTGCGCGGCTGA